The genomic segment CGCGAAAGACAGAAGAGGCGCCTACTACTCGACAAGTCAAAAAGGGAAAGAAAAAATTAAAGACGTTATAGGGCGCGTAAGGCGGTATATTATTAACTTTTTTGAGCCTATGGATAGATCGGATCTCAAAAAGGTTTACGAGGCGACTAAAGTCGTTAATCAAATACTGGAAAAATATATCAACAAAAGCAAGGGAGAGAAATTATGAAAAAAGTTTTGATCGCAATATCGGTCGCGGCGATAGCGATCGCGTATTATATATTTGCCAACGCTTCGGACGATATGACGTATGTAACCGAAAAAGCTAAGATCGCGGATATAGAAAATACGATCGGCGCCGTAGGGCAGATAAGCGCTATACGGCTAGTAAACGTAGGAGCGCAGGTCTCCGGTCAGATCGAAACGATAAACGTAAAAATGGGCGATAAGGTAAAGAAAGGAGATTTGATAGCCAAAATCGATTCGACCGAACAGCAAAACGAGATGAAAGTTATAGCGGCTAAGCTAGAAAGCTACAACGCTCAGTTAAGATCGTCCCAAATCGCTCTTGCTACGGCGGAATCAAAATACAACCGAACAAAAACGTTGCTTGAAACTTCCGCCGCGTCTAAGCAGGCGTATGAAGAGGCGCAAAATGAATACGAAGCGGCTAAAAGCCGAGTCGTAGAGAATATCTCGCTAATAAAACAGAATGAAATATCGCTTGAAAACGCTAAGAAAAATCTCGCCTACTCGACCATAATCGCGCCAATCGATGGCGTGATCGTTTCGCTTCCGGTAAAGGCGGGACAGACGCTTAACGCCTCGTTTGACACGCCGTCGATCGCGCAGGTCGCCGATTTAAGTTCCGTCGAAATACTCATAGAGATTTCAGAAGGCGATATATTAAAGATAAAAGAGGGGCAAAAAGCGAGATTTTCTATTCTCTCGGAGGATACCGTATATGAAACCTTTATCAAATCTATCGATCCAGCTTTTACCCTGCTGACAAACGATAAATATAACGGCGTTATAGAGTCCGATCAAGCGATATACTATTACGCGAGAATCGAATATCCTAACGAGGAGGGCAAATTTCGTATAGGCATGACGACGCAAAGTGATATACAAATAGAGGGCGCGAAAAACGTTTTGACGATTCCCACAAGCGCGGTTAGCGAGAAAAACGGACGAAAATTCGTTAACGTAATCGAGGATAAAAGGAGTTTAGAAAAAGAGATAATAACGGGCGTGTCGGACAATGCGTATATCGAAGTAAAAAGCGGGCTTTTAGAGGGAGAGGAGGTTATCGTAAGCCAAATGTCGCTTAAAGAGTTACAAAAGAAGGAGGAGGAAATCCCCGAAGATCTGGACGTGTTATGAAAATAATAGAGATAAATAATCTAAGCAAATACTATGAAAGCAAGAGCGAAAAGACCTACGCGCTTAAAGATGTAACTTTATCAATTGACAAAGGCGATTTTGTCGCGATCGTCGGACAATCCGGCTCTGGA from the Helicobacteraceae bacterium genome contains:
- a CDS encoding efflux RND transporter periplasmic adaptor subunit gives rise to the protein MKKVLIAISVAAIAIAYYIFANASDDMTYVTEKAKIADIENTIGAVGQISAIRLVNVGAQVSGQIETINVKMGDKVKKGDLIAKIDSTEQQNEMKVIAAKLESYNAQLRSSQIALATAESKYNRTKTLLETSAASKQAYEEAQNEYEAAKSRVVENISLIKQNEISLENAKKNLAYSTIIAPIDGVIVSLPVKAGQTLNASFDTPSIAQVADLSSVEILIEISEGDILKIKEGQKARFSILSEDTVYETFIKSIDPAFTLLTNDKYNGVIESDQAIYYYARIEYPNEEGKFRIGMTTQSDIQIEGAKNVLTIPTSAVSEKNGRKFVNVIEDKRSLEKEIITGVSDNAYIEVKSGLLEGEEVIVSQMSLKELQKKEEEIPEDLDVL